Genomic window (Methanoculleus thermophilus):
AGTCCCGAATCCGGGTCGAGGACGGAGAGCTCGTCTGCTACGCCTGCTCGCGGGAGTACACCCGCCGCTGGTGAGGCGAAAACCTCTCACCGCACAATTTTTGCGAAAGGGATCTTGGGGATATCCTCAAGCCCCCGCGGCCTTGAGCTGCGGATGAGCGCGTTCACGAGCCCTTTCCGGACACCGATCGTGGGCTTCCTCATCGGCGATGATCGGGCAAAAAAGAGGGTTAAAAAGTGATCCGGATTTATTCGTCGATGGTGTGGATGACCAGCCCTGAGAGGAGTTTCGGCTCGAACCAGGTGGACTTCGGGGGCATGACCCCGTCCGCATCGGCGATTGCAAGCACCGTCTCGACGCGGACCGGCTGCATCGCTATCGCGAGGGCGTACTCGCCGGAATCCACGAGCCGCTCGAGGGAGGAGAGGGGTTTCGCCCCGCCCATGTAGTGGAGACGGGGGTCTCCCCGGGGGTCGGCGATCCCGAGCATCCCCTCAAGGATCTCCTTCTGCAGCACCGAGACGTCAAGCGACCCGATCAGGTCGTCCGGGTCGGCGACGGGCTTTGAGACCTCATACCAGGTTCCTTTGATGTAGAAGTGCATCACATGCATCGGTGCATCATTGGCGGCGAGCGGCGGGATCTGGTAACCGGAGGCGTCGACCTTCCCGTAGGGCCGGACGTCCCAGCCTGCATTCAAGAGTGCGTCGACAAGACCGGGGAAGGTGTAGTTGCCGAGATCGGTGACGAGCCGGCTGTAGCCGTGGATGCGGACCCGGTCGTGGGCGAAGAGGACCACCATGAACTTCCCGGCCTCTTCGGTGAACCGGCCGGAGTCCCGGCGGCGTTCGGCCACGTTGACCGCCGACTTGGCCCGGTGGTGGCCGTCTGCAATATAGAGCGCGGGGACGGCCGAAAAGAGGTCTTCAAGGCGGGAGAGCGTCTCATCGTCGGTGACCCGGTAGATCTCGTGGAGTACACCTGATGCGGTCGTGGTGCTCCCGTCGGGCTCTGCAGCCTCCGTGATGGAATGGACGCAAGACGCGATCTCCCCCGGGTCGCGGTAGAGCAGGAAGACGAGCCCGGTGTTCGCACCGACGACATCGATATGCCGGGTCCGATCCTCTTCCTTATCGTACCGGGTGAGTTCGTGCCGCCGGATCGTCCGGTTCTCGTAGTCCTCCGTTGCCACGCAGCAGACCAGCCCGACGAACTCCTCGCCGTCCTGGACGGCCCGGTAGACGTACATCCCGGGCTCTGCGTCCCGCTGGAACTTGCCGTCTGAAAGCATCTCATCAAAGATCTCCCGGGCCCGCTGGTAGACCCGGTCGTCGTTCGGGGGGAGGTCGGGGAGCTCGGCATCGGGCCGGCTGACCCGGAGGAAACTGAGGGGGTTCTTCTCGATACACTCCCGCGCCTCGGCCGCCGTCACCACGTCGTAGGGGACGGAGGGGATATCCTGGGAGTATTGCCGCTCAGGGCGGACAGCTGCGAAACGATATATCTGGACCATGAATACCGCCACTCGTATGTGCCTACTATTTTGGTGCCTGACACTATATTAGGTAGGGCGCTCCACATGAGAACGCCCGTTGTTCACTATGATGTCGCTGCAGGTCAATATTCGGCGAGCACAACCCACTGATATTCCAGAGATCTGCGCACTCGAGAGGGTATCGTTCGTCGATCCCTGGGATGAGAGGACGTTCCGGGAGGCGCTTGCAGCCTACCCCGAGACGTTCTTTGTGGCGAGGAATAATGGAGACCTCGCTGGGTTTGTCTCCGGGGGTATCGAGGATACCGGAGAAGAGGTTTACGGACATGTTATGAACCTCGCGGTCGCCCCGGAATACCGCCGCAAGGGGATCGGGTGGCAACTCATCCGCCGCCTGGAGCGGGAGTACGTCATCCTCGGTGCGAGCGGGGTGCAGCTCGAGGTCAGGATCTCCAATACCGGGGCGCAGGAGTTCTACCGTCGCCTCGGCTACCGGGAGGTCTTCCAGATCGCCGCCTACTATGCAAACGATGAGGATGCCCTGGTGATGATGAAGTGGTTCAGGTTCTAGGGCTCGGCGGTTCGTAGAACCGGAGCATGGGAGCCGGAACGGCGTGAAGGTGAGTGATCAGAGGGCAGGAGCGGGAGTTCTCGCTCCAGGCTCTCTCTACTCCCGGATCTGGCTATTTGGTCTTGCGGCCCTCTTATAGAGGCTGCGTTTTCGTCCCCTTAAATGGTATCGTGGGCCCGGTCCCGTCACCCCCGCCCGTGCTCCTGGTGGGCCCGTGCGAGGTGTTGGGCCGCGAGGGCGCCGAGGAGGGAGAGTTCTCCGGCGAGGACCCCGGCGGCGACGATCTCGGCAAACGCCTTTGCGTTGGTCCCCGGCGGATCCCCGCCCCCGGCGACCCCGAGCATCGCGAGGCACTCCTGCTGGGTATCGACCCCGGTGCCGCCGCCGACCGTCCCGACGGGGAGGGAGGGGAGGGTGACCGAGACGTAGACCCCGCCGTCCACCCGGTCGACGGTGGTGATCGCGGTGCTCCCCTCGACGACGTGGGCGGGGTCCTGCCCGCAGGCGATGAACGTGGCGGCGACGACGTTCGCCGCATGGGCGTTGAACCCGAACGAGCCCGCCCGGGCCGAGCCGACGAGGTTCTTCCTGTAGTTCGCCTCAATGAGCGTCTCCGTATCGGTCTTTAAGAGGTCGGCGACCATCGCGTCGGTGAGCCGCACCCCCGCGACCACGGTCTTGCCCCGGCCGCGGATCAGGTTGATCGCGGCCGGTTTTTTGTCGGTGCACATATTCCCGGACGTGGCGATGAGCCGTGCGCCCGTCTCCCGCTCGATCAGTTCGCCGACCTTCTGGCCTGCGATCGTTGCCATGTTCATCCCCATGGCGTCCTTGGTGTCGAACTCGAGCCGGACGAAGACGCTTGTCCCGGCAACGTAAGTGACGACCTCGGAGAGTTTCCCGTGCTTTGTGGTGCTCTCCGCAGCCTCGCGGATCTCTTCGGTGTGGCTCTCCACCCAGGCCATCACCTCGCGGGCGTGGACGACGTCGCGGGCGGCAAAGACCGGCGCCCGGGTCATCCCGTCTCGCACGATCCGCACGTCCGCACCCCCGGCCCGGGTGATGAGCGAGCAGCCGCGGTTCACCGAGGCGACGAGCGCCCCCTCAGTCGTCGCGAGGGGGAGGTAGTAGGACCCGTCGGCGTACTCCCCCTTCACCCGGAGCGGCCCCGCGACCCCGAGCGGCACCTGGACCGTCCCGATCATGTTCTCGATGTTGCGCTTCACGACCCGGTCGATCCCGATGGAGAACGACCCGACCTTGGCGAGGGAGGTGCCGGTCTCGGCCTCGATGAACGCCCGCCGCACCCGGACCGCCTCCTCCGGCGGGAGCTCTTTTTCGAGTGCATAGAGTTTGAGGGAGCCCTCTCTCAGTCTCCCGATGTAATCATCCATGAATAGTATGAGATTCCATATCTATAGATGGCTGGTGGTCAGCGTGCGAGGGAGACAGTGGTGCCTTGCGGTACCGAAACGAGAGGCTGAAGCGACACGGCGCCGCCTGCTTGAGGAGGGGATCCTCGACCGGCGCTACAAGCCGCGCCCGGAGGGAGACGCCATCCTGCTCCCGGTGGCGGAGGAGATCCCCGGGGCCGTCCTCTGCGAGGTCGAGGCCGTGCCGGAACGCCTCGACCTCCCGCGTCACGAGCTCGTCGGCGGGATCGCTATTTTGCAGGAGAACGATCCCGAGGGCGCCGAGCGGCTGCTCTCCTCCCGGCCCTCGGTCACGACGGTCCTCTTCCCCGAGACGCCCGTCGAGGGGGAGTACCGCACCCGCCGGTTCTCGGTTCTCGCCGGGACCCCGACCACCCGGACCCGGGTGACGGAGTATGGGCTCCGTTTTGACGTGGACCTCGCCCACGCCTACTTCTCGGCCCGGCTCTCGACCGAGCGGCAGCGGGTCCTCGGGATGATGGAGGAAGGGGAGTGGGTGCTCGATATGTTCGCCGGCGTCGGGCCGTTTGCGATCACCCTCGCCCAGAAGGCCGCCCTCGTCGTCGCCGCGGACCTCAACCCCGCCGCCGTCCACCTCATGGTCGAAAATATCGCGCTCAACCGCGCAAAGAACGTCATCCCGATGCTCGCCGATGCCGCCCACCTCCCCCGACTTGGATTCAAACCCTTCGACCGGATCATCATGAACCTCCCCTTCGCCGCGGCGGAGTTCCTCCCGGCGGCCGTCGCCCTCTGCCGGGACGGCGGGACGATCCACCTCTACGCGCTCGAGGAGCGCGAGGGCGAGTTCCTCCCCCGGATCCGGGAGGTCACCGGCGGCGAGGTCGTCGAGCGGCAGGTTCGGACCTACTCCCCGGGGAAGTGGCACGCGGTGTATGATGTTGTGGTGGAGAAGTAAGAGGGCTGGGTGGGGGGTTTGGCCTACAATAGGGACCGGGGGACTGGTTACGTCCACAGGTTCCGTGGGGATTGTGCACCATTGGAGCGCTCGAACGTCAATTGCTCCAATCTTTGAATGCTGTGCTCGAGTTTCTGCTCTTCTTGGTCTGCTTTCCTTGTGACTACACTTGGCATGGATTCCCACTGGGCATCGCATTGCAGGGGGGAGGGGACAGGGGCCCCACCCCCCAAGTGCGATACCCCCACGGTCCAGTGTACCGGATTTTTCCATCATGAGGATTGTTTTCCGTCTGCAATTTGGTGGGTCCGGGTCGGTCCGGGGAGTAGTATGTTTGAAGAACAGCCCTCTGGAGCCCTTCTTTCCCGATACCTCCCCACAGATCTTCACATCACGAAAAATAGGGGGTATAGAGCGTGATCGGACCTCCGGCGCTCGGCGCCGGAGACCCAGTCAACTCACACGGGGGTTGTGTTTGGAGTTACAATGGGGGGTTAGGGTTTGGAGTTACAAAGGGGGTTTTTGTTTGGAGTTACTCCACCGGCACGAACTTCGTGCCGTAGTGGATGACGCCGCTCTCGCCGTCGGCCGTCACCCGGCGGAAGACGCTTTTTACGCGCATCCCGATCTTTACTTCCTCGGGGTTGCAGGCGATCTGGGTCGTGAGCCGCGGGCCCTCGTCGAGCTCGACGATCGCGAGGACGTAGGGGGTCGTGTGCTCGAACTGGTCGCTTGCCGACCGGATCACCGTGTAGGTGACGACCGTTCCTTCGCCCTTGAACTTGTGGTCGACGATCTTGCCGCTCCGCCGGCAGTCGGGGCAGAGTGACCGCGGCGGGAAGAAATACCGCCCGCAGGTCGTACACTGCGTCCCGACCAGGTTATACCGCTGCGGAATCTTTCTCCAGAACCGTGATACCGACATTCTTACGCCCCCAGGATGTGCACGACGACCGTCGCGCCGGTGCCGCCGACGTTGTGAGCCATGCCGATCTCCGCATCCACCTGCCGTGCGCCGGCCTCACCGCGCAGCTGCGTGACGACCTCGCAGATCTGCTTGATCCCCGTCGCACCGACCGGGTGGCCGCAGGCCTTCAGGCCGCCGCTCGTGTTTACCGGAATCTCCCCGCCGAGGGCCGTTGCCCCTTCCTCGGTGAGCCTCCCCGCCTCGCCCTTCTTGCAGAAGCCGAGGTCCTCGATCGCGCAGATCTCGGCGATCGTGAAGCAGTCGTGGACCTCGAGCATATCGATATCCTTCGGGGTGAGCTTTGCCTGGGCAAACGCCCGCTTGCCTGCCGCCACGGTGGCGTCCAGGGTCGAGATGTCCCGCCGGTCGTGGAGCGCGATGGTGTCGCTCGCCTGGGCGCTCGCAAGCACCTTGACCGGCGAATCGGTGAACTCGTGGGCACGCTCAAGCGGCACCACGACGACCGCCGCCGCACCGTCGGTGATCGGCGAGCAGTCGAAGAGCCTCAAGGGGTCGGCCACGAGCGAGGAGGAGAGGACCGTGTCGACCGTGATCCGGTTCTTGAACTGGGCGATCGGGTTCCTTGCGCCGTTCTCGTGGTTCTTCACCGCAACCATGGCAAGCTGCTCGCGAGTGAGGGGATAGCGGTGCATGTAGTCGTTTGCGATCATTGCATACAGGCCGGGGAAGGTCGCTCCCACGAACCCCTCCCACTCGCGGTCCGCGGCGCTCGCGAGCATATCCACGCTCGCCCCGGTCCCGACATCGGTCATCTTCTCGACGCCTGCCGCGACCACGACATCCTCCATACCGCTTGCGACCGCGATCACCGCCTGCCGGAAGGCAAGCCCGCCGGAGGCGCAGGCCGCCTCAACCCTGGTCGAGGGGATGTTCTTCGTTGCGAGGCCCGCATAGTCCGCGATCAGGGCCCCGATGTGCTCCTGCTCCACGAACCGCCCGGCGCTCATATTCCCTACATAGAGTGCGTCGATCTCTTCGCCGGAGATCCCGGCGTCCTCAAGTGCCAGCGTCCCGGCCTTCACAAAGAGGTCGCGGAACGAGGTGCTCCAGTGCTCCCCGAACTCCGTGCACCCAATGCCGATTACTGCTACGTCTCTCATCTCTGCATCACGATCTTTCCTTTGTGTTTGGCATACAGTGCATAGTCCAGGTAGGTCGGGTTGGCGAGCAGCTGCTCGACGGTCGGCGCCGCCGCGCGGTTGAACGCCTCCGACTCGATCACGTCGGTGACGGTGATATCGAATGCGTCGCTCCCGGCCCCGGACCCGAACGAGGTCACGAAGATCCGGTCACCCGGTTTTGCCACATCCAGCGTCGCCGCAAGCCCGATCATCGATGCCCCCGAGTAGGTGTTCCCGAGCCTCGGGACAACGAGGCCCGGCTTGATCTGCTCGTCCGTGAACCCGAGCAGCTTTGCCACCCGCTGCGGGAACTTGGCGTTCGGCTGGTGGAAGACGGCGTAGTCGTAGTCCTTCGGGCTTGTCCCCGCCCGCTCGAACATCAGCCGGGCGGCGCCCTGGACGTGCTTGAAGTAGCCGGGATCACCCGTGAACCGTCCGCCGTGGCGGGGGTAGCTCTGCCCCTCCCGGCGCCAGAAGTCGGGCGTGTCGGTGGTGAACGAGCAGGTCTGGTTGATCTCGGCGATGGTCTCCCCCTCGCCGATGACGAACGCAGCCCCGCCGGCCGCCGCCGTGTACTCGAGCGCGTCCCCGGGAGCACCCTGGGCCACGTCCGCACCTATCGCGATCCCGAACGGGATCATGCCGCTCTTCACAAGCCCCATACAGGTCTGGATACCGGCGGTTCCTGCCTTGCACGCGAACTCGTAGTCGGCGGCGGTCATGTTCGGGGTCGCCCCGATCGCCTCGCCGACTGTACAGGCCGTCGGCTTGACCGCGTAGGGGTGAGACTCGCTGCCCACGTAGATGGCGCCGACTGCCTCCGTGTCGATGGTTCTCCTCCGGAGCGCGGCACGGGCCGCCTCGACGGCGATGGTCGCGGTATCTTCATCGAGATCGGGGACGGACTTCTCAAAGACGCCAAGACCCCGCATGATATCGTCTGCGTTGGCGCCCCAGATCCGCGCGATCTCCTGGACTTTAATCCGGTAGCGCGGGATGTAGACGCCGTATGAGTAAATGCCTACCATAACTTTCCTCGTAGTGAACTGATGATCGTCTCAACATCCATCGTGGTACAGAGCACCGTGATCCGGTCCCGCTCCGCAAGACCGGGTATCAGCGGGTGCACCTCTTCCGGGGTGATGCCCTGCAGCACCACGCAACGGGGCTTGAAGGGGGTGACCCGGATCGCCACCATGGGAGACTTCCCGGTCGAGACCTCGGTGAAGATGAGAGCACGCTCCGTGCTCCAGCCGTAGATGCGGTTGAACTCGCTTGAAGAGAGTTGAAGGATCGCATTGAGGCTGTTTATCACCGTATACCCGTAGATGGTCTGGTCCATCGGGCCGCAGAGTGTGACGGCGCCGATAACTTCGGCAAACTCCGGGAGGCCTATCGGAGAGGCGTACTCGTGGATGTCGTAGATGACATCTTCGTCGAAATCGGTGTACAGGATTTTTGCAAATTTGTTGATGTATCGGCCACCGTTGTCCTCGTCGATCGAGAGGATCGCATCGACAATCTTGCCGACGATGGCTGTTCCCGGACTCTTTCGCCGTCCGCTCTCGTAGTCACTGATAACTGAGGGCGAGACCTCGAGACGCTCGGCGAGCACCCCCGGAGGGATGTTGAAACTCTGCCGCCACTTCTTCAAGGCCTGACCCGGTGAGTCCGAAAGTGTGATCTCCCCTGCCATTTTCTCGGCAAGTTGATGCCGCACTCCGGATTTCATGCAGGTACTGTTATCACTCCGGCTTAAAAAATTAGCGTATTGGATTTCGACATTTCACGAAAATCGTCGGACAGCGATCGCTGCATAATCCATATATAGTATGCATCTCAATTCTGATATGATGGTTGAAGCGGAAGACCTGCAGTCCCTAAAGACGATCGCCCTCCTCGGGGGGTGCCGGGGCCCGATCTGGCTCTCGTCGCAGTCGCTTGGAAATGAACTGGGCATCAGCCCCCAGACCGCCTCGCGGCGGCTGATCGCGCTTGAGCGGCAGCAGTTTGTCATCCGGTCCATGAAGCCAGACGGCCAGTACGTCGCCATCACCCGTGAGGGCGAGCAGGTGCTGAGGCGTGAGTATGCTGATTACGTGAGGATCTTCAATCCCGAGCAGAGACAGTACGTCCTCGCCGGGACGGTGATCAGCGGCCTTGGCGAAGGCCGCTACTACATGAGTCTCCCTCACTACAAGGAGCACTTCGGCAAGTATCTGGGGTTCGAACCCTTCCCCGGGACCCTGAATATCAAACTCGATGCGACGAGCACCGAAGTCCGCAAGCACCTTGACCATGTCGGGTGGATCGTGGTCCCCGGGTTTACGGCCGATGAACGGACCTTCGGCGGTGCCCGGCTCCTCCCCTGCCGGATCCGCGGTCACAAATGCGCGATCGTCGAACCCTCCCGCACTCACTACCCAAGTGACATCATCGAGGTGATTGCCGCGTGCCAGCTCCGCAAAGCCCTGAACCTGAACGATAACGATACGATCGAGGTGGAGATAACCCATGATTGATGCAGCCATACAGGCCCTCGCAAGGGGCGAGTTCATCCTGCTCTACGACTTTGACAACCGCGAACGCGAGACCGACTTCGCGATCCGGTCCGATGCGGTCACACCTGCCCATATCCGGCAGATGCGCAAAGACGGCGGCGGGTTGATCTGCACCGCGATCCACCCTGAGGCCGCAAAGCGGCTCGGCCTGCCGTTCGCCTACGACGTCCTGCGGTCCTGCAGCCTCGTCGAGAAGGACGGCGAGGTCCCCTATGATCCCAAGAACCACTCGTCGTTCTCGCTCTGGGTGAACCACCGGGATACCTACACCGGGATCACCGATCGGGACCGCGCCCTGACGGTCACGGCCATCGCAGAGGAGGTGAGGAAGTCGCTCAACGGCGGCGGGCACAACTTTGCCGCACACTTCCGGACGCCTGGGCATATGGCGCTTCTCCGGGCCGCCGATCGGCTGCTTGATGAGCGGCACGGCCAGACCGAACTCTCGATCGCGCTTGCGTGCATGGCGGGGATCACCCCGGCGGTCACGATCTGCGAGATGCTGGACGACGAGACGGGGTTTGCCCTCTCCAAGGAGGGTGCAAAGGCCTACGCCGAGAAGCATGGGCTCGTCTTCGTCGAGGGCCAGGAGGTCCTCGACCGGTGGGAGTCGTGGAAGTCGGGGAAATGAACACTTCTTTCGATCTCCGATACCCGCATACATAATCTGTCGCGCCGACCATTTTTACACATCGGCGGCAGGTAGCAAAAATCCACACAAACTCTTTTGCTCTGCCGGGAAATAGCATTCCTTGCACTTTTTCAAAAACAATATATACGATTATACGGCACCATAAACGGATGAAAAAAGATGCCGTGGCATACTTGAATACGAAAAAAAAGGGAGATCTGGCAGCGCAGACGGCGGAGGTTGAGAGTTATTGTAAATACCGCTTTCGGATCGTCCGTCTCTTCCACGATCACCGGGCAAATGCAACGCCCCCTGAGAAACGGAAGGGATTTACGGAGATGCTGGAGTTCTGCGCCGCCAATAACTGCTCCCATATTATCATCTACGATCTTGCAAGCCTTGCCCGGGACATGGACACGGGGCTGGCAACCCTCAGGGCGTTGAACGACCAGTACACCGTCTACTGCGTGAATAACGACTTTATTGGGTTCCGGGACGAGCCAGAACTCCGCCGGGAGGCCATCGGCAACTTCATCGAGTATATGGACCAGTACCGGGAGAACGCTAAAAAAGCCGCTCCTCCTGCCTCGAAGAAGACGAAGGCTGCCGGTAAGCGGCCGATAGGGAGGCCGAGAGCCCTCAATGATGGTCAGGTCGAGGCGCTCCTCGCGCTGCGGCAGGCCGGGACGAGCATCAGCCAGATCTGCCGGATGTTCGATGTCAGCAGGAGCACGGTCAGCAAGATCCTCGCCGACTTCCCTGAACTGAAAGGGGAGTGGAAAGGGGGACAGCGGAAGTCGGAAGAGTAACTCCCTTCTTTTTTGTTAGGTCGTATTGTACTCCGGGAGCGGCGGCCCTCCCCGGGCATACCCCGTCGAGTCGAGGACCGCGAGCCAGTCGAACTCGACGAGACTCTGCGGGGTGAGCGGGAAGTAGCCTGGATTCTTCTTGCTGCCCGAACGGGTGGGGAGAGTCGCGACTGCCCC
Coding sequences:
- a CDS encoding DUF1015 domain-containing protein, producing the protein MVQIYRFAAVRPERQYSQDIPSVPYDVVTAAEARECIEKNPLSFLRVSRPDAELPDLPPNDDRVYQRAREIFDEMLSDGKFQRDAEPGMYVYRAVQDGEEFVGLVCCVATEDYENRTIRRHELTRYDKEEDRTRHIDVVGANTGLVFLLYRDPGEIASCVHSITEAAEPDGSTTTASGVLHEIYRVTDDETLSRLEDLFSAVPALYIADGHHRAKSAVNVAERRRDSGRFTEEAGKFMVVLFAHDRVRIHGYSRLVTDLGNYTFPGLVDALLNAGWDVRPYGKVDASGYQIPPLAANDAPMHVMHFYIKGTWYEVSKPVADPDDLIGSLDVSVLQKEILEGMLGIADPRGDPRLHYMGGAKPLSSLERLVDSGEYALAIAMQPVRVETVLAIADADGVMPPKSTWFEPKLLSGLVIHTIDE
- the rimI gene encoding ribosomal protein S18-alanine N-acetyltransferase translates to MMSLQVNIRRAQPTDIPEICALERVSFVDPWDERTFREALAAYPETFFVARNNGDLAGFVSGGIEDTGEEVYGHVMNLAVAPEYRRKGIGWQLIRRLEREYVILGASGVQLEVRISNTGAQEFYRRLGYREVFQIAAYYANDEDALVMMKWFRF
- the hmgA gene encoding hydroxymethylglutaryl-CoA reductase (NADPH), whose product is MDDYIGRLREGSLKLYALEKELPPEEAVRVRRAFIEAETGTSLAKVGSFSIGIDRVVKRNIENMIGTVQVPLGVAGPLRVKGEYADGSYYLPLATTEGALVASVNRGCSLITRAGGADVRIVRDGMTRAPVFAARDVVHAREVMAWVESHTEEIREAAESTTKHGKLSEVVTYVAGTSVFVRLEFDTKDAMGMNMATIAGQKVGELIERETGARLIATSGNMCTDKKPAAINLIRGRGKTVVAGVRLTDAMVADLLKTDTETLIEANYRKNLVGSARAGSFGFNAHAANVVAATFIACGQDPAHVVEGSTAITTVDRVDGGVYVSVTLPSLPVGTVGGGTGVDTQQECLAMLGVAGGGDPPGTNAKAFAEIVAAGVLAGELSLLGALAAQHLARAHQEHGRG
- a CDS encoding class I SAM-dependent methyltransferase — its product is MNSMRFHIYRWLVVSVRGRQWCLAVPKREAEATRRRLLEEGILDRRYKPRPEGDAILLPVAEEIPGAVLCEVEAVPERLDLPRHELVGGIAILQENDPEGAERLLSSRPSVTTVLFPETPVEGEYRTRRFSVLAGTPTTRTRVTEYGLRFDVDLAHAYFSARLSTERQRVLGMMEEGEWVLDMFAGVGPFAITLAQKAALVVAADLNPAAVHLMVENIALNRAKNVIPMLADAAHLPRLGFKPFDRIIMNLPFAAAEFLPAAVALCRDGGTIHLYALEEREGEFLPRIREVTGGEVVERQVRTYSPGKWHAVYDVVVEK
- a CDS encoding Zn-ribbon domain-containing OB-fold protein codes for the protein MSVSRFWRKIPQRYNLVGTQCTTCGRYFFPPRSLCPDCRRSGKIVDHKFKGEGTVVTYTVIRSASDQFEHTTPYVLAIVELDEGPRLTTQIACNPEEVKIGMRVKSVFRRVTADGESGVIHYGTKFVPVE
- a CDS encoding thiolase domain-containing protein, which codes for MRDVAVIGIGCTEFGEHWSTSFRDLFVKAGTLALEDAGISGEEIDALYVGNMSAGRFVEQEHIGALIADYAGLATKNIPSTRVEAACASGGLAFRQAVIAVASGMEDVVVAAGVEKMTDVGTGASVDMLASAADREWEGFVGATFPGLYAMIANDYMHRYPLTREQLAMVAVKNHENGARNPIAQFKNRITVDTVLSSSLVADPLRLFDCSPITDGAAAVVVVPLERAHEFTDSPVKVLASAQASDTIALHDRRDISTLDATVAAGKRAFAQAKLTPKDIDMLEVHDCFTIAEICAIEDLGFCKKGEAGRLTEEGATALGGEIPVNTSGGLKACGHPVGATGIKQICEVVTQLRGEAGARQVDAEIGMAHNVGGTGATVVVHILGA
- a CDS encoding hydroxymethylglutaryl-CoA synthase; its protein translation is MVGIYSYGVYIPRYRIKVQEIARIWGANADDIMRGLGVFEKSVPDLDEDTATIAVEAARAALRRRTIDTEAVGAIYVGSESHPYAVKPTACTVGEAIGATPNMTAADYEFACKAGTAGIQTCMGLVKSGMIPFGIAIGADVAQGAPGDALEYTAAAGGAAFVIGEGETIAEINQTCSFTTDTPDFWRREGQSYPRHGGRFTGDPGYFKHVQGAARLMFERAGTSPKDYDYAVFHQPNAKFPQRVAKLLGFTDEQIKPGLVVPRLGNTYSGASMIGLAATLDVAKPGDRIFVTSFGSGAGSDAFDITVTDVIESEAFNRAAAPTVEQLLANPTYLDYALYAKHKGKIVMQR
- a CDS encoding helix-turn-helix domain-containing protein, giving the protein MKSGVRHQLAEKMAGEITLSDSPGQALKKWRQSFNIPPGVLAERLEVSPSVISDYESGRRKSPGTAIVGKIVDAILSIDEDNGGRYINKFAKILYTDFDEDVIYDIHEYASPIGLPEFAEVIGAVTLCGPMDQTIYGYTVINSLNAILQLSSSEFNRIYGWSTERALIFTEVSTGKSPMVAIRVTPFKPRCVVLQGITPEEVHPLIPGLAERDRITVLCTTMDVETIISSLRGKLW
- a CDS encoding DUF120 domain-containing protein, which translates into the protein MVEAEDLQSLKTIALLGGCRGPIWLSSQSLGNELGISPQTASRRLIALERQQFVIRSMKPDGQYVAITREGEQVLRREYADYVRIFNPEQRQYVLAGTVISGLGEGRYYMSLPHYKEHFGKYLGFEPFPGTLNIKLDATSTEVRKHLDHVGWIVVPGFTADERTFGGARLLPCRIRGHKCAIVEPSRTHYPSDIIEVIAACQLRKALNLNDNDTIEVEITHD
- the ribB gene encoding 3,4-dihydroxy-2-butanone-4-phosphate synthase, with the protein product MIDAAIQALARGEFILLYDFDNRERETDFAIRSDAVTPAHIRQMRKDGGGLICTAIHPEAAKRLGLPFAYDVLRSCSLVEKDGEVPYDPKNHSSFSLWVNHRDTYTGITDRDRALTVTAIAEEVRKSLNGGGHNFAAHFRTPGHMALLRAADRLLDERHGQTELSIALACMAGITPAVTICEMLDDETGFALSKEGAKAYAEKHGLVFVEGQEVLDRWESWKSGK
- a CDS encoding recombinase family protein produces the protein MKKDAVAYLNTKKKGDLAAQTAEVESYCKYRFRIVRLFHDHRANATPPEKRKGFTEMLEFCAANNCSHIIIYDLASLARDMDTGLATLRALNDQYTVYCVNNDFIGFRDEPELRREAIGNFIEYMDQYRENAKKAAPPASKKTKAAGKRPIGRPRALNDGQVEALLALRQAGTSISQICRMFDVSRSTVSKILADFPELKGEWKGGQRKSEE